In a single window of the Nodularia spumigena CCY9414 genome:
- a CDS encoding DUF5674 family protein, with the protein MRHQILAGGDEMHSDCETILLENRSQQQDVWGASWNPISQEIFYESMVNLRPRQNRAMEILDPAIREQVKQIIHKLLGGV; encoded by the coding sequence ATCCGTCATCAAATTTTGGCAGGTGGAGATGAAATGCACTCGGACTGCGAAACCATTTTACTTGAGAATAGAAGTCAACAGCAGGATGTTTGGGGCGCGAGTTGGAATCCTATTTCTCAAGAAATTTTCTATGAATCAATGGTAAATCTCCGTCCACGTCAAAATAGAGCGATGGAAATTTTAGATCCAGCGATTCGTGAACAGGTCAAACAAATCATCCACAAGTTATTAGGAGGCGTATGA
- a CDS encoding class I SAM-dependent methyltransferase, whose protein sequence is MQKSKSINIPKATRYQNAAIDYYMGLTGSSYLHYGYWEVIPTIGKELTLTDLREAQAAYTAKLFSFIPEGIKTVLDVGCGIGGNAKSLCERGLSVEGLAPDTIQQEKFIQNTNGKVPFYLTTFEEFQSSHSYDLVLLSESSQYMAVEDLAQGAARLLNSGSYLLIADMMRFDASYKEGIFSNCHLANDLQTALEKAGFKLVKTEDISKSIAPTIDLCIHNFQTFGLTTFKYIADVVKIAVPPIHTIGSWAFKRWLDKPITEGLAAGEIFESHLCYQIQLWQLST, encoded by the coding sequence ATGCAGAAATCAAAGTCAATAAATATCCCCAAAGCAACACGCTATCAAAATGCAGCCATAGATTACTATATGGGACTCACCGGTTCCTCCTATCTACATTACGGCTATTGGGAAGTCATACCAACTATTGGTAAAGAATTGACTTTAACTGACCTGCGTGAAGCACAAGCAGCCTATACAGCCAAACTTTTTAGCTTCATCCCAGAAGGAATCAAAACTGTACTAGATGTAGGCTGTGGTATTGGTGGTAATGCAAAATCCCTTTGTGAACGTGGTCTTAGTGTTGAGGGACTAGCACCCGATACCATTCAACAAGAGAAATTTATTCAAAATACTAACGGTAAAGTACCTTTCTACTTAACAACATTTGAAGAGTTTCAATCTTCACATTCTTATGATTTAGTGCTATTGAGTGAAAGTAGTCAATATATGGCTGTAGAAGATTTAGCTCAAGGCGCAGCGCGTTTACTCAATAGTGGTAGTTACTTACTAATAGCAGATATGATGCGCTTTGATGCCTCATACAAAGAAGGGATTTTTTCTAACTGTCATCTTGCTAATGACCTCCAAACAGCTTTAGAGAAAGCTGGATTTAAATTAGTTAAAACCGAAGATATTTCTAAATCAATTGCACCAACCATTGATTTGTGCATTCATAACTTTCAGACTTTTGGATTAACCACATTTAAATATATTGCTGATGTTGTCAAAATAGCAGTTCCACCCATACATACAATAGGAAGTTGGGCTTTTAAACGTTGGTTGGATAAACCAATTACTGAGGGTTTAGCCGCCGGAGAAATTTTTGAAAGCCATCTTTGTTATCAAATTCAACTCTGGCAGTTATCAACATAA
- a CDS encoding DUF1636 family protein → MTAQHTIFVCTTCASKWEGGKRVGESGGEKLLKHLEAHYPHWELNTKFTIQPVNCMSACDRSCVVSFAAYSKSIYMFGDISADLSPTEVAGVFECASKYYAHPEGLLPWSERPEPLKKGILARIPAVPTPSPINSTEVEVCN, encoded by the coding sequence ATGACAGCACAACATACAATATTTGTTTGTACCACTTGTGCGAGTAAGTGGGAAGGTGGTAAGCGTGTCGGTGAAAGTGGTGGAGAAAAGCTGCTCAAACACTTAGAAGCACATTATCCTCATTGGGAATTAAACACAAAGTTTACTATTCAGCCCGTGAACTGCATGAGTGCTTGCGATCGCTCTTGTGTGGTATCCTTTGCTGCATATAGTAAATCTATTTATATGTTTGGTGATATTTCTGCTGATTTGTCACCCACAGAAGTAGCTGGAGTATTCGAGTGTGCAAGTAAATACTATGCACATCCAGAAGGTTTATTACCGTGGAGTGAACGCCCAGAACCACTCAAGAAAGGAATTTTGGCACGTATTCCAGCAGTACCCACGCCCTCACCAATAAATTCCACAGAGGTAGAAGTGTGTAATTAA
- a CDS encoding site-specific integrase, translating to MSGQNQNQGNCEGTYSTSTDEYANADSRDWFADIFADFEPQNTTDGSYRGTMAKIKATELQYQAVFEQKLVEANTNLKRERIRVSIKQTGNSLQLRATLPLKPGDSSVGKEKKQYDLSLGIPANLEGLKTAIEESYELGKLIARHTFQWNEKYLGIKSREKQEIKTIGELLDTFDEKYYQTRQRTITSQNTFANYISVIKRNFPLTHLATKDNFEEIINSFQGNKKNELIAVSSVLIKTFNLGFKLDVTRDNVTPAHREIPEDDQIISSFDLFEKFALNRKNTNISDEIDTWEMWRWVYGMLATFGLRPRELFVQPDINWWMSPQNIDHTWKVNKNTKTGYREVIPFVPEWIELFDLQNPKPLKILEKKVAKIASVQNINWMRRDISRWFRKVGIEFQPYDLRHGCAIRAHLQGIPIKAAADNLGHTVDEHTKTYQRWFGIENRKKAFGEVISQRSLIELQKNEILALRMENERLKLEVEKLKLSKNI from the coding sequence ATGAGCGGACAAAATCAAAATCAGGGTAATTGCGAGGGGACATATTCCACATCTACAGATGAATATGCAAACGCAGACTCAAGGGACTGGTTCGCCGATATTTTTGCAGATTTTGAGCCGCAGAACACCACAGACGGTAGCTATAGGGGAACAATGGCGAAAATTAAAGCAACGGAATTACAGTATCAAGCAGTTTTTGAGCAGAAGTTAGTCGAAGCTAATACTAATTTAAAAAGGGAGAGAATAAGAGTTAGCATTAAACAAACTGGTAATTCTCTCCAGTTACGAGCTACCCTACCGTTAAAACCAGGGGATAGTAGTGTAGGTAAGGAAAAAAAGCAGTATGATTTGTCTCTGGGGATACCAGCAAATTTAGAGGGACTGAAAACTGCAATTGAAGAAAGTTACGAGTTGGGTAAATTAATCGCTCGTCATACTTTCCAGTGGAATGAGAAATATTTAGGAATTAAATCGAGAGAGAAGCAAGAAATAAAAACCATTGGGGAATTATTAGATACATTTGACGAAAAATATTATCAAACCCGTCAGAGAACTATAACCAGTCAAAATACTTTTGCTAACTATATATCTGTAATTAAAAGAAATTTTCCTCTCACTCATTTAGCCACAAAAGATAATTTTGAGGAAATTATTAATTCATTTCAGGGGAATAAAAAAAATGAACTGATTGCGGTCAGTTCTGTTTTGATTAAAACCTTTAATTTAGGATTTAAACTTGATGTAACACGGGATAATGTCACCCCAGCCCATAGAGAAATTCCCGAAGATGATCAGATAATATCTTCTTTTGACCTCTTTGAAAAATTTGCCCTCAACCGCAAAAATACAAATATTAGTGATGAAATCGACACTTGGGAAATGTGGCGTTGGGTATATGGAATGTTGGCGACATTTGGCTTAAGACCAAGGGAATTATTTGTACAACCTGATATTAATTGGTGGATGTCTCCCCAAAATATAGACCATACTTGGAAAGTGAATAAAAATACCAAAACTGGATATCGAGAAGTTATTCCTTTTGTACCTGAATGGATAGAATTATTTGATTTACAAAATCCCAAACCATTAAAGATTTTAGAGAAAAAGGTGGCAAAAATTGCATCTGTGCAAAATATTAATTGGATGCGGAGAGATATATCCAGATGGTTTCGGAAAGTGGGAATTGAGTTTCAACCCTACGATTTGCGGCATGGTTGCGCGATTCGAGCGCATCTTCAGGGAATACCAATTAAAGCAGCAGCAGATAATTTAGGTCATACTGTTGATGAACATACAAAAACCTATCAAAGATGGTTTGGTATTGAAAACCGGAAAAAAGCCTTTGGTGAGGTAATTAGTCAAAGGTCGTTAATTGAGTTGCAAAAGAATGAAATATTGGCGCTACGGATGGAGAATGAACGATTGAAGTTGGAGGTGGAAAAGTTGAAACTGTCGAAAAATATCTGA
- a CDS encoding HNH endonuclease, which yields MIERWRWDQGRLTYFRFDNLKKICKVIVDLEGINIGGAEDSILRAYLTSQTDLPFAPTNYKVWRNYARVFACSLVATQLDGRLTVTDIGRNLAGVDSPEIDIDEYLSFWIPRFYLPSPAFQDYTPSDNRVFPLCAVLKYLLANFIEFGEAEINLSEVFSLIIGNGCSGTESLENYQTLRPTNRSAIGDEQRQVREMLIFASQMSWLKWYGGSLKVDIVPGDLQSIEDLRGIVEPLQNHRKSTQQQEIIALGRVTTEIVKPVALSTREIPEDIIFTEGRRVRVTHLRTERSPQLRRLFFSRNALPVCDMCSCNTRHRYPWTDNLLEIHHLLPLSSAITVTGEGTSLEDVVGLCPNCHRSVHVYYKRWFESNSVNDFLSQEEARRVYESAKEAIQL from the coding sequence ATGATTGAGAGATGGCGATGGGATCAAGGAAGGCTTACATATTTCCGTTTCGATAATCTTAAAAAGATTTGTAAAGTTATTGTTGATCTTGAAGGCATTAATATCGGTGGAGCAGAAGACTCTATCCTGCGAGCATATTTAACCTCTCAAACGGATCTACCCTTTGCTCCAACTAATTACAAAGTGTGGAGGAACTATGCTCGTGTATTTGCTTGTTCCTTAGTTGCCACACAGCTAGATGGTCGCTTAACGGTAACAGATATTGGTCGAAACTTGGCAGGTGTTGATTCACCTGAAATTGATATAGATGAGTATTTGTCATTCTGGATTCCTCGCTTCTATTTGCCTTCCCCCGCATTCCAAGATTACACACCCTCTGATAATCGTGTTTTTCCACTGTGCGCGGTTCTGAAGTATCTATTAGCAAATTTTATAGAGTTTGGAGAGGCTGAGATAAATTTATCTGAAGTGTTTTCTTTGATTATTGGTAATGGATGTAGTGGAACTGAATCTTTAGAAAATTACCAAACTTTAAGACCAACAAATCGTTCAGCAATTGGTGACGAACAAAGGCAAGTTCGAGAAATGCTGATCTTTGCTAGCCAGATGAGTTGGTTGAAGTGGTATGGTGGCTCGTTAAAAGTTGATATAGTTCCAGGAGACTTGCAAAGCATAGAAGATTTAAGAGGAATTGTAGAGCCTCTGCAAAATCACAGAAAATCTACACAACAGCAAGAGATTATAGCTCTTGGAAGAGTCACTACTGAAATTGTTAAACCTGTTGCATTAAGTACAAGAGAAATACCTGAAGACATTATTTTCACCGAAGGTAGGAGAGTAAGAGTAACTCATTTAAGAACCGAAAGAAGTCCTCAACTGCGTAGGCTATTTTTTTCAAGAAACGCTCTTCCTGTATGTGATATGTGTAGTTGTAATACACGTCATAGATACCCCTGGACTGATAACCTGCTAGAAATTCACCACTTATTACCACTTTCATCCGCCATTACTGTTACAGGTGAAGGCACTTCTTTGGAAGATGTTGTAGGTTTGTGTCCTAATTGTCATCGAAGCGTTCACGTATATTACAAACGGTGGTTTGAAAGCAATTCTGTGAATGATTTCCTTTCTCAAGAAGAAGCTAGAAGGGTTTACGAATCGGCAAAGGAGGCAATTCAGCTATGA
- a CDS encoding ankyrin repeat domain-containing protein, translated as MNQIKKQKLSEVTKQWLIANGYNPNNFNQQGENGDTALMKATREGVYAVVRELIDLGANINAKNHDRNNALWFACFGNHYELISLLLAAKINIDNQNDNGATVLMYAASAGKTGVAKLLLQYKPNLELRNLDDYKAIDFASNIEILGLLKNAAK; from the coding sequence ATGAATCAGATCAAAAAGCAAAAATTGAGTGAAGTCACCAAGCAATGGCTGATAGCAAATGGCTACAACCCCAATAATTTTAATCAACAAGGTGAAAATGGCGACACAGCTTTGATGAAAGCTACTAGAGAAGGAGTCTATGCAGTTGTTAGAGAGCTAATTGATTTAGGGGCAAATATTAATGCTAAAAATCATGACCGGAATAATGCTTTATGGTTTGCTTGTTTCGGAAATCATTACGAGTTAATTAGCTTGCTGCTAGCCGCAAAAATTAACATTGACAACCAAAATGATAACGGTGCAACTGTTTTAATGTATGCCGCATCAGCAGGAAAGACAGGTGTTGCTAAATTACTTCTACAATACAAACCTAATTTAGAATTAAGAAATTTAGACGATTATAAAGCCATAGATTTTGCTAGCAATATAGAGATTTTAGGATTACTCAAAAATGCCGCCAAGTAA
- a CDS encoding hydrogenase maturation protease, translated as MLTIIGCGNLNRSDDAVGVIIAQGLQQYLAENPHPNVRVYDCGTGGMDVMFKARGSTALIIVDASSTSSEPGAIFKVPGKELEALPEPSYNLHDFRWDHALAAGRKIFAHEFPQDVTVYLIEAANLDLGLELSPIVKHSAELVFEQLTKFINQSR; from the coding sequence TTGCTAACTATTATTGGTTGCGGTAATCTTAACCGCAGTGACGATGCTGTAGGCGTAATTATTGCCCAAGGTTTACAACAATATTTAGCCGAAAATCCTCATCCTAATGTGCGAGTATATGACTGTGGAACTGGGGGGATGGATGTCATGTTTAAAGCTAGAGGTAGTACAGCATTAATAATTGTTGATGCCAGTTCCACAAGTTCAGAACCCGGTGCTATATTTAAAGTTCCAGGAAAAGAATTAGAAGCTTTACCAGAACCTAGTTATAATTTACATGATTTTCGTTGGGATCATGCTTTAGCTGCTGGAAGGAAAATCTTTGCACATGAGTTTCCCCAAGATGTCACAGTTTACCTCATTGAAGCCGCAAATCTTGATTTAGGACTAGAATTAAGTCCCATAGTCAAACATTCTGCTGAGTTAGTTTTTGAACAATTAACCAAATTCATCAACCAGAGTAGATAG
- a CDS encoding DNA cytosine methyltransferase has protein sequence MNFAAKISIDEQLSILNKCISKSIDLCAELNRLGLSYDDLRYRNNPPITPNPAKFLIPDDVASNNHGVPIVSFFSGAGGLDIGFEYAGFKHLASIEINSIFCQTIRLNRPNWFVVGPPDYSGDVKNRDEIFTILKVMLGIPTPFEGIFTGGPPCQPFSIAANQRFSKEGDNFKRVGFSHSEFGNLLFDFVWYIQQFKPKAFLLENVTGLRDIDGGKQLSEAISVLEETGYTISEPVVMNAASYSIPQNRNRLFVFGHRTANQFVFPEANLNIVPCYKAFEHPVNNLENHITRQHKAESIIRYMELNYGRRDKLGRVDRLNPDLPSKTVISGGTKGGGRSHLHPIYPRTLTVRESARLQTFPDNFVFSGSPARQFTQVGNAVPPLLALQLANSIYYQIYAGSLVQSKEKSRSKSSHSTV, from the coding sequence ATGAACTTTGCTGCAAAGATTTCTATTGATGAGCAACTGTCTATTTTAAATAAATGCATTTCAAAAAGCATAGATCTTTGTGCTGAGTTGAATCGCCTTGGCTTAAGCTACGATGACCTTAGATATCGGAATAATCCCCCTATCACTCCTAATCCTGCTAAGTTCCTAATACCTGACGATGTTGCTTCTAATAATCATGGTGTTCCAATAGTTAGTTTTTTCTCTGGCGCTGGTGGTTTGGATATTGGTTTTGAATATGCTGGCTTCAAACACCTAGCATCAATTGAAATTAATTCAATTTTCTGTCAAACAATTAGATTAAATCGACCTAATTGGTTTGTAGTAGGTCCGCCCGATTACAGTGGAGATGTTAAAAACAGAGACGAAATTTTTACAATTCTGAAGGTAATGCTTGGCATCCCAACTCCATTTGAAGGGATTTTTACAGGGGGTCCACCTTGTCAACCCTTCAGTATTGCGGCTAATCAAAGATTCTCAAAAGAAGGAGACAACTTTAAGAGAGTTGGCTTTTCTCATTCCGAATTTGGCAACCTTCTTTTTGACTTTGTTTGGTATATTCAACAGTTTAAGCCAAAAGCGTTTCTTCTTGAAAATGTTACAGGTTTGCGAGATATAGACGGTGGCAAGCAGTTGTCCGAAGCAATTAGTGTTTTAGAAGAGACTGGATATACCATTTCTGAACCTGTAGTAATGAACGCTGCAAGTTACAGTATTCCACAAAATCGGAACCGCCTTTTTGTCTTTGGTCATCGTACAGCCAATCAATTCGTATTTCCCGAAGCAAATTTAAATATTGTTCCTTGTTACAAAGCTTTTGAACACCCAGTAAACAATTTAGAAAACCACATAACACGGCAACACAAAGCAGAATCAATAATTAGATACATGGAATTGAATTATGGGAGGCGAGATAAACTGGGGCGAGTTGATAGATTAAATCCTGACCTGCCATCTAAAACAGTTATAAGTGGAGGTACAAAGGGTGGCGGGAGATCTCATCTACACCCTATTTATCCTCGTACTTTAACTGTGAGGGAGTCAGCTAGGTTACAAACATTCCCTGATAATTTTGTCTTCTCTGGTTCTCCTGCACGGCAATTTACACAAGTTGGTAATGCAGTGCCACCTTTACTAGCCCTACAGCTAGCAAACTCAATTTATTACCAAATTTATGCAGGTTCTTTGGTTCAATCAAAAGAAAAGTCCCGATCCAAAAGTAGCCATAGCACCGTCTAA
- a CDS encoding transporter substrate-binding domain-containing protein, translated as MNFRNFPHSQQIHRILSASIFHLRLGFAANHNCLTGVAVALVISVPTLASAAPLRVGVAGSAPFVVRKDKDTSGISVEVWKQVARSQKIEYELIPQASVANALEVVEQGELDLLIGPITITAQRLQKVDFTQPYFSTEIAVLTTAEDPSIWSRVKPFFETAVLTSMGILVILMFVVGNLVWLAERNKNSEQFPKNYLQGVGNGMWFALVTLTTVGYGDRAPVTRLGRLIAGTWMVLALVTVSSLTAGLASAITIALSGDSTEQFTSPSSLQDTRLATVKGSSSVEVVQNYSNRIQEVATLGDAVKLLSTKSADAVVFDRPALEYYLTQNPELNVKLTNLSLGNELYGFVLPIDSSLTKKLNIELRLMSENGSLKDIATRWLSYTSEDSQNPI; from the coding sequence ATGAATTTCCGCAACTTCCCACATTCACAGCAAATACATCGGATTTTGTCTGCATCTATTTTTCACCTCCGCCTGGGTTTTGCAGCTAACCATAATTGCTTGACTGGGGTAGCTGTCGCTTTAGTTATTTCTGTTCCTACTTTAGCTTCAGCCGCTCCTTTGCGAGTAGGAGTAGCTGGCTCTGCGCCTTTTGTAGTTCGCAAAGATAAAGACACTTCAGGGATTAGTGTTGAAGTATGGAAACAAGTGGCTCGTTCTCAAAAGATAGAGTATGAATTAATACCCCAAGCTAGCGTTGCTAATGCTCTAGAAGTTGTAGAGCAGGGAGAATTGGATTTATTGATAGGTCCCATCACAATTACTGCTCAACGCCTACAAAAAGTTGATTTTACCCAACCTTATTTTTCTACAGAAATTGCCGTCTTAACAACAGCTGAAGACCCCAGTATTTGGAGCCGGGTTAAACCTTTTTTTGAAACTGCGGTTTTAACGTCGATGGGGATATTAGTTATTCTGATGTTCGTCGTCGGGAATTTGGTGTGGTTAGCGGAACGAAATAAAAATAGTGAACAATTCCCCAAAAATTATCTTCAGGGCGTGGGTAATGGGATGTGGTTTGCATTGGTAACATTAACTACAGTGGGATATGGCGATCGCGCACCTGTTACCCGTCTCGGTCGTCTCATCGCTGGGACTTGGATGGTATTGGCTTTAGTAACAGTCTCGTCACTAACAGCAGGACTAGCTTCCGCCATAACCATAGCCTTATCCGGTGATTCTACTGAACAATTTACCAGTCCTTCCAGCCTGCAAGATACCAGATTAGCCACTGTAAAAGGTTCATCTAGTGTTGAGGTAGTGCAGAACTATAGTAATCGAATTCAAGAAGTCGCCACCCTAGGAGATGCTGTAAAACTATTATCTACCAAATCAGCAGATGCAGTAGTCTTCGACCGTCCCGCTCTGGAATATTACCTCACGCAAAATCCCGAACTGAACGTAAAATTAACTAACTTGTCTCTGGGAAATGAGCTTTATGGGTTTGTCTTACCCATCGATAGTTCTTTAACAAAAAAACTCAACATTGAATTGCGACTGATGTCTGAAAATGGCTCTTTAAAAGACATTGCTACTCGCTGGCTCAGTTATACATCAGAAGATTCTCAAAATCCAATATAG